A single Actinomadura algeriensis DNA region contains:
- a CDS encoding ATP-grasp domain-containing protein encodes MPQNVFVVGLDDLNLRMLGELPHLEEYRFHGLLTISELQQGDIDFPALLERAQEQLDAFEGKIDAIIGFWDFPVTSMVPILCARYGLHSPSLESIVKCEHKYWSRLEQREVIDEYPAFGLVDLSPEGRAEPPPGVRYPMWLKPVKGTSSELAFLARDDAEFDRAVAGIRAGIDRIGEPFQEVMNHLELPPEIAEIGGVACLAEESIDGAQVTVEGYGHQGDVHVYGIVDSINYPGTPSFLRYQYPSSVPAEIAERMTDISARVIRRLGLDSTTFNIEYFWNREDDTIRLLEVNPRHSQSHAPLFEFVDGVPNHQSMVRLALGHHPDLPHRAGEYDIAAKWFVRHHEDATVRRVPSEEEIRAVEREVPGTIVELSVRAGQRLSDVDMQDSYSYEVARVFMGARDEAELKAKYDKCLAALPFEFEPAKGT; translated from the coding sequence ATGCCACAGAACGTCTTCGTGGTGGGGCTGGACGACTTGAACCTCCGCATGCTGGGGGAGCTCCCCCACTTGGAGGAGTACAGATTTCACGGGCTCCTGACCATCAGTGAGTTGCAGCAGGGCGACATCGACTTCCCCGCGCTGCTGGAGCGGGCGCAGGAGCAGCTCGACGCGTTCGAGGGAAAGATCGACGCGATCATCGGGTTCTGGGACTTCCCGGTCACCTCCATGGTCCCGATCCTGTGCGCGCGCTACGGGCTGCACAGCCCGAGCCTGGAATCGATCGTCAAGTGCGAGCACAAGTACTGGAGCCGGCTCGAACAGCGCGAGGTGATCGACGAGTACCCCGCGTTCGGGCTGGTGGACCTGTCCCCGGAGGGACGCGCGGAGCCGCCGCCGGGCGTGCGGTATCCGATGTGGCTCAAGCCGGTGAAGGGGACGTCGTCCGAACTGGCGTTCCTCGCCCGCGACGACGCCGAGTTCGACCGCGCCGTGGCCGGAATCCGCGCCGGGATCGACCGGATCGGCGAGCCCTTCCAGGAGGTCATGAACCACCTCGAACTGCCGCCGGAGATCGCCGAGATCGGCGGCGTCGCCTGCCTGGCGGAGGAGTCGATCGACGGTGCCCAGGTCACCGTCGAGGGATACGGCCACCAGGGGGACGTCCACGTCTACGGCATCGTCGACTCCATCAACTATCCCGGCACGCCGAGCTTCCTGCGCTACCAGTACCCCTCGTCCGTGCCCGCCGAGATCGCCGAGCGGATGACCGACATCAGCGCCCGGGTGATCCGCCGCCTCGGCCTGGACTCCACGACCTTCAACATCGAGTACTTCTGGAACCGCGAGGACGACACGATCAGGCTGCTGGAGGTCAATCCGCGGCACTCGCAGTCGCACGCGCCCCTGTTCGAGTTCGTCGACGGCGTGCCCAACCACCAGAGCATGGTCCGGCTGGCGCTCGGCCACCATCCCGACCTCCCGCACCGGGCGGGCGAGTACGACATCGCGGCGAAGTGGTTCGTGCGGCACCACGAGGACGCCACCGTGCGGCGCGTCCCGTCCGAGGAGGAGATCAGGGCGGTCGAGCGGGAGGTGCCGGGGACGATCGTGGAGCTCAGCGTGCGCGCCGGGCAGCGGCTCTCCGACGTCGACATGCAGGACAGCTACAGCTACGAGGTGGCCCGCGTCTTCATGGGCGCCCGGGACGAGGCGGAACTGAAGGCCAAGTACGACAAGTGCCTGGCGGCGCTGCCGTTCGAGTTCGAGCCGGCGAAGGGAACGTGA
- a CDS encoding serine/threonine protein kinase has product MSASSLQGAPDESGEHARESGDPESIGKWRILGRLGAGGMGVVYLGEDAAGEKVAIKVINPGMVDVPGARSRFKTEVNYAASVASSCTARVLSHGETDGRPYLVTEYIAGPSLTDYVKSEGVFPPDALRGLAAGVATALKAVHARKLVHRDIKPGNVLLAADGPRVIDFGIARALDGHPHHTQTNALIGSPGYVAPELLFSSEKATTAADIFSWGTLVAYAATGRNPFGEGKLAELASRAQAKEYDLSGVPSDLVPIVEAALEPDPARRPTVEALLVQLVGDHAAPEATTASITGWPPGSLPPFGSATTVVDPPASGHGGPTLRGVLVCLALFALAAGLVLTPAGSTGQRLAYRLVLCACAAVVVLGVWFGVGGKRREPPLRAAPIGLIVAALVLAGGAYAALDAHGDRKVRLTVVGGGKNVGDGEERKIQVHAPASVRRTHLRVRVKTTPAYEHSGCGYLAEVDVTPVLDGVRRDRAEVSLTAGTGRDIELGGGWRRVELVARVHSECPVDLGFESGVLHDDIWWLP; this is encoded by the coding sequence GTGAGCGCGTCGAGCCTTCAGGGCGCGCCGGACGAGAGCGGCGAGCACGCGCGCGAATCGGGCGATCCGGAATCCATCGGCAAGTGGCGGATCCTCGGACGGCTCGGCGCGGGGGGCATGGGCGTCGTCTACCTGGGTGAGGACGCCGCCGGCGAAAAGGTCGCCATCAAGGTGATCAATCCCGGAATGGTCGACGTCCCCGGGGCCCGCTCACGGTTCAAGACCGAGGTGAACTACGCGGCCAGCGTGGCGTCGTCCTGCACCGCGCGGGTGCTCTCGCACGGCGAGACCGACGGACGCCCCTACCTGGTCACCGAGTACATCGCCGGGCCGTCGCTGACCGATTACGTCAAAAGCGAGGGGGTCTTCCCGCCCGACGCGCTGCGCGGTCTCGCGGCGGGGGTGGCCACCGCCCTGAAGGCGGTCCACGCCAGGAAACTGGTCCACCGCGATATCAAGCCGGGTAACGTGCTGCTCGCCGCCGACGGTCCCCGCGTCATCGACTTCGGCATCGCGCGCGCCCTGGACGGGCATCCGCACCACACCCAGACGAACGCCCTGATCGGCAGCCCGGGCTATGTGGCCCCCGAACTGCTGTTCTCCAGCGAGAAAGCCACGACCGCCGCCGACATCTTCTCCTGGGGCACCCTCGTGGCCTACGCGGCGACCGGTCGCAATCCGTTCGGCGAAGGCAAACTGGCGGAGTTGGCCAGCCGCGCACAGGCGAAGGAATACGACCTGTCGGGTGTACCGAGCGACCTCGTGCCGATCGTCGAGGCCGCCCTGGAACCCGATCCCGCTCGGCGGCCGACCGTCGAAGCGCTGCTCGTCCAACTCGTGGGCGACCACGCCGCACCGGAGGCGACCACCGCGTCCATCACCGGCTGGCCTCCGGGATCGCTCCCGCCGTTCGGCTCCGCGACGACCGTCGTCGACCCTCCGGCGTCCGGCCACGGCGGCCCGACTCTCCGCGGCGTCCTGGTGTGCCTCGCTCTGTTCGCCCTGGCGGCGGGCCTCGTCCTGACACCGGCCGGTTCCACCGGGCAGCGACTGGCGTACCGGCTGGTGCTGTGCGCCTGCGCCGCGGTGGTCGTGCTCGGCGTGTGGTTCGGCGTCGGCGGGAAACGGCGGGAGCCCCCGCTCCGCGCGGCGCCGATCGGCCTGATCGTCGCCGCGCTCGTCCTCGCCGGCGGCGCCTACGCCGCGCTCGACGCGCACGGTGACCGCAAGGTGCGGCTCACCGTCGTGGGGGGCGGCAAGAACGTCGGGGACGGTGAGGAGCGGAAGATCCAGGTCCACGCTCCGGCCTCGGTCCGCCGCACGCATCTGCGCGTCCGCGTCAAGACCACCCCGGCCTACGAGCACAGCGGCTGCGGCTACCTCGCCGAAGTCGACGTCACGCCGGTTCTCGACGGCGTGCGGCGCGACCGCGCCGAGGTCTCCTTGACCGCCGGCACCGGCCGCGACATCGAACTCGGCGGAGGCTGGCGGCGGGTCGAGCTCGTCGCACGCGTGCACAGCGAATGCCCGGTCGACCTCGGCTTCGAGTCCGGTGTCCTCCACGACGACATCTGGTGGCTTCCGTGA